One segment of Podospora pseudopauciseta strain CBS 411.78 chromosome 5 map unlocalized CBS411.78m_5.2, whole genome shotgun sequence DNA contains the following:
- a CDS encoding uncharacterized protein (COG:S; EggNog:ENOG503NTX3) produces the protein MAVSLITGVVGFFGFGASVEYQTHWSGPVLCFGLANMSLVFAATCVFGYIVDSYRELNEEAFVAINTRNLLTFGLTYFVNGWLQQQGPLVVFCILGALFVFVTLLTIPLWIFGKKFRSFTGRNRWLQRFMNDNE, from the exons ATGGCCGTTTCTCTGATAACGGGagttgttggtttttttggATTTGGCGCCTCTGTTGAGTACCAGACACATTGGTCAGGTCCAGTGCTGTGCTTTGGGCTGGCCAACATGAGCTTGGTGTTTGCCGCCACCTGTGTGTTTGGATACATTGTGGACAGTTACCGTGAACTGAACGAAGAGGCATTTGTGGCCATAAATACTAGGAATCTGTTGACATTTGGCTTGACCTACTTTGTAAATGGGTGGCTGCAACAGCAGGGTCCGCTTGTTGTGTTTTGTATCCTCGGAGCGCTGTTTGTCTTTGTCACTTTGTTGACAATCCCGTTATG GATCTTTGGCAAGAAATTCAGAAGCTTTACCGGGCGGAATCGATGGCTCCAGAGGTTCATGAATGATAATGAGTAA
- a CDS encoding uncharacterized protein (EggNog:ENOG503NXQ6; COG:T), with protein MRRPSLDLTEPERNLEESIRSPTAGTPDPVHLSLPPPDEEIDLVEGDADAAKISTPPPHIAARLFYRPTNQTRRKDSAASSRRNSISSAQSRSSHGYSLEGGPQSKYVAQHLRRASILEDRKARLADRAAHAEKVRLRAAIAKAVTKDTSASEERALAAAQARERNLAEIAASCAEEVKRAKAVAETMKEKREQEARKMKSQMEERLAEAERRREEFRNRNAAKIRGRERGQSLGTRKSPPVESMPNADTETGGMELSESAPLTEDAAVSKIQWWWRALQRQRAVAEFSALGLSIDAVRETSFDKVTVLLSQEKVLLVTSRILRICGLDEGKQGSVEEMAAVRTFLSAFLILGHPSQVLSNKEGQAVEESDQDGSGLSKPIPKDELPNPQSQELVGKARDLLVSFENILGRLTSFNNYTPPPLLFTSFPEVYATFYNAFIAWKARDSSSLVELMVMQFVELDAIWESVKDSTDGSVDQVYKKSIRDNQLLLLVRIKKLAGPTRGKQMVADAVKAARRAKAKKPVGDMKPRVAEHSVTETAMGVLGVEEDSQQNASSQMPTPPSTPARKRDTFKVNVIIPSQKSLLPDNRIVVHELAINKEFRTEPHEYHEQQAGLLNPIFEDMRVTMQTQNQEAHFFLLLRVAESIREKLQRLVKPGNSMHTFIGELLDTETAKQQFAMGSFSYEKFFEAMGTLLPKLCAPVRDEEVKKLTEEKLSQGNYVDRLEALNGFIDVMLSDYANYLLQLAAPKLVTQAPVYEAKAFASDLEAGHFDLSVALRTWKATQQKLLAEVSRRDPEGVNHPSSRLTANRIYAQLLVNLFTQLSPVALDDMPEMLRLDHKRAVEAGRLTRRIVITGAILLQCKNLLKRDVRAPWRNEAQRIFAVLERSEQQGDLALDVAVEGIMAALEAGRSMPAATRGQLKALVSKFLVAGAEAATQSRQDEVREPVLRLLLGRLRGHILARLAAVSTSDKVKFTSTAGEKLAGLGLAEFVDKVRDMVEMLGKVSVVDREAHGVWWDKVAEQAESEVSGN; from the coding sequence ATGCGGCGACCGTCGCTCGACTTGACCGAGCCCGAAAGGAACCTCGAGGAATCGATCCGATCGCCCACCGCCGGCACCCCAGATCCTgtccatctctctctcccaccacccgaCGAAGAAATCGATCTCGTCGAGGGCGACGCCGACGCCGCCAAGATCTCgaccccacctccccataTCGCTGCCCGCCTCTTCTACCGCCCGACAAACCAGACGCGACGAAAAGACAGCGCCGCCTCTTCTCGCCGCAACAGCATCTCGTCGGCCCAGTCCCGATCGTCACATGGTTACAGCCTCGAGGGCGGTCCCCAGAGCAAATATGTAGCCCAGCACCTGCGTCGAGCGTCCATTCTCGAGGACCGAAAGGCCCGCCTCGCAGACCGCGCCGCCCATGCCGAAAAGGTGCGCCTGCGCGCAGCCATCGCAAAGGCTGTCACCAAGGACACGAGCGCCAGTGAAGAGAGAgcgcttgctgctgcccagGCCCGGGAGCGCAACCTGGCCGAGATCGCTGCCTCCTGTGCCGAGGAGGTCAAGCGCGCCAAGGCTGTCGCCGAGACCATGAAGGAGAAGCGGGAGCAAGAGGCGAGAAAAATGAAGTCACAAATGGAGGAGCGGCTGGCAGAGGCTGAGAGGAGAAGGGAAGAGTTTAGAAACAGGAATGCGGCCAAGATTAGGGGGAGGGAGCGTGGGCAGAGCTTGGGAACGCGAAAATCTCCTCCTGTCGAGTCCATGCCCAACGCCGATACCGAGACTGGTGGGATGGAGCTCAGCGAGTCAGCCCCATTGACCGAGGATGCAGCAGTTTCCAAGAttcagtggtggtggagagccCTCCAGCGGCAACGAGCGGTTGCCGAGTTTTCTGCGCTTGGGCTGTCGATTGATGCGGTTAGGGAAACATCGTTTGACAAGGTCACTGTGTTGCTGTCTCAGGAAAAGGTACTTCTTGTTACGTCCAGAATACTGCGAATATGCGGCCTCGACGAGGGGAAACAGGGGTctgtggaggagatggcggcAGTACGGACTTTCTTGAGTGCGTTTCTCATCTTGGGGCACCCATCTCAAGTGCTCAGCAATAAGGAAGGCCAGGCAGTCGAGGAATCGGATCAGGACGGCTCGGGTCTGTCAAAGCCAATACCCAAAGACGAGCTACCGAATCCGCAGTCACAAGAGCTGGTCGGCAAGGCCAGGGACTTGCTTGTATCGTTTGAGAATATTCTCGGGCGGCTGACCTCCTTCAACAATTATACCCCTCCGCCGCTACTCTTTACCAGCTTTCCCGAAGTCTATGCAACATTTTATAATGCCTTTATAGCATGGAAAGCTCGGGACTCCAGCTCACTTGTGGAATTGATGGTCATGCAGTTTGTGGAACTTGATGCCATTTGGGAATCAGTCAAGGACAGCACCGACGGGTCGGTCGATCAGGTGTACAAGAAGAGCATTCGTGACAACCAGCTCCTCTTGTTGGTCAGGATCAAGAAGCTGGCCGGTCCGACTCGGGGCAAGCAAATGGTCGCGGACGCCGTCAAGGCTGCTCGGAGGGCCAAGGCAAAGAAGCCTGTTGGCGACATGAAGCCTCGTGTTGCCGAACATTCAGTGACCGAGACTGCCATGGGCGTGCTTGGTGTGGAAGAGGACAGCCAACAAAATGCCTCCAGTCAAATGCCGACTCCCCCGTCAACACCCGCCAGAAAGCGCGACACATTCAAGGTCAATGTCATCATTCCCAGCCAAAAGAGTTTGCTGCCTGACAACAGGATTGTTGTCCATGAGCTAGCCATCAACAAGGAGTTCCGGACCGAGCCACACGAGTATCACGAGCAACAGGCAGGCCTACTCAACCCAATCTTTGAGGACATGCGAGTTACCATGCAGACGCAAAACCAAGAGGCGCACTTTTTCTTGCTCCTCAGGGTCGCCGAGTCTATTCGAGAGAAGCTTCAGCGGCTGGTGAAGCCGGGGAACTCAATGCATACCTTTATCGGCGAGCTGCTCGACACGGAAACTGCCAAGCAGCAATTCGCCATGGGGAGCTTTTCGTACGAAAAGTTCTTTGAGGCGATGGGAACATTACTGCCTAAACTCTGTGCACCTGTTCGTGATGAAGAAGTGAAGAAGCTCACCGAGGAGAAGCTCAGCCAAGGCAACTACGTTGACCGTCTCGAAGCCTTGAATGGCTTCATCGACGTCATGCTCAGCGACTATGCCAACTACCTACTCCAGCTTGCGGCGCCGAAACTCGTGACGCAAGCACCGGTTTACGAGGCGAAAGCATTCGCCTCGGATCTCGAAGCTGGACACTTTGATCTATCGGTCGCGCTGCGGACATGGAAGGCTACGCAGCAAAAGCTGCTGGCTGAAGTCTCAAGGAGAGACCCAGAGGGCGTCAACCACCCTTCTTCCCGGCTGACAGCAAACCGCATATACGCGCAGCTCCTGGTCAATTTGTTTACGCAGCTCTCACCTGTGGCGCTGGACGACATGCCAGAGATGCTTCGCCTTGACCACAAGCGCGCCGTGGAAGCAGGGCGCTTGACAAGACGGATCGTCATCACTGGCGCCATCCTGCTGCAGTGCAAAAACCTGCTGAAGCGCGACGTCCGAGCCCCTTGGCGTAACGAAGCCCAGAGGATTTTTGCGGTGCTGGAGAGGAGCGAGCAGCAGGGAGATCTGGCACTCGACGTTGCCGTGGAGGGCATCATGGCGGCGCTCGAGGCGGGACGGTCGATGCCGGCGGCGACAAGGGGACAGCTCAAGGCCTTGGTCAGCAAGTTTCTGGTTGCTGGAGCAGAAGCGGCCACGCAGTCACGGCAGGACGAGGTGAGAGAGCCGGTCCtgaggctgctgcttggaCGACTCAGAGGCCACATTCTCGCGCGGCTGGCAGCTGTGAGCACCAGTGACAAGGTCAAATTCACCAGCACGGCAGGGGAGAAGCTGGCAGGATTGGGTCTGGCCGAGTTTGTGGACAAGGTGAGGGATATGGTGGAGATGCTTGGAAAGGTGTCGGTTGTCGATCGGGAGGCTCATGGTGTGTGGTGGGATAAGGTAGCCGAGCAGGCCGAGAGTGAGGTTTCCGGGAACTAG
- a CDS encoding uncharacterized protein (COG:E; COG:O; EggNog:ENOG503NWST; MEROPS:MER0019759), producing the protein MFRSTSTVLARGRFLIPSTPLRCASPSATFVALRLSAPARFVSSLSANPKRATPRRLPIRPSPAVALTSFRSCSHASHQRRRAAMTDRDILPDTFKPVHYDLVITDLDFTTWSYKGTVTIEGQLTKPTTEIVLNTLELKLLNSRIEISQSKSDQSWESSNFTEDTKSQRSTITFAEQLPASPKASLTVEFTGELNHDMAGFYRSQYKPVAPPAASVPHDDEFYYMLSTQFESCDARRAFPCFDEPNLKATFDFAIEIPDDQVALSNMPVKETKPATQGKKLVSFERSPIMSTYLLAWAVGDFEHIEAFTDREYNGKKIPVRVYTTRGLKEQGQWALQHAPKIIDYFSERFEIDYPLPKSDILAVHEFTHGAMENWGLVTYRMTAILFDEKLSEARFRNRIAYVVAHELAHQWFGNLVTMDWWDELWLNEGFATWAGWLATDHLHPDWDVWPQFINEGMDQAFSLDAVRSSHPIQVEVRDALDVNQIFDKISYLKGCSMIRMLASHLGVKTFLKGIAIYLKKHQYSNAKTEALWAALSEASGTDVNTLMQNWIEKVGFPVLTVTEEDQRISVKQSRFLSTGDVKPEDDQTTWWVPLSLKGKTGSKGIEPLALTTKESTIDGVSNDFYQLNAGATGFYRVNYPESRLKRLGTQLDHLTTEDKIFITGSAADLAFSGHATTAALLSFVQGLKQETHYRVLSQALDSLATIKSIFGDDEQVKAGLEKLTLEVIDNALKTVGWEAKEGEDFNTGLLRKRLLLTAVSNSHEEIRKGAFERWSAYQANPEQSPIPANLRAPVYHSAIVTDPANAVAALKKEWYTTPAIDGKEICLQALGRTTDVEVIKKVLLPFLFNSSPPAAAADSIPGADMHILSGMFAGNRAARPLMWAYIRDNWDEFTGKLAGNPILVDRMINVSLPKFNDLETLKEIEAFFAGKDTKGFDRTLEQVKDKIRGRAAYKTRDAEGVKQWLVSNGYA; encoded by the exons atgtTCAGGTCAACATCCACCGTTCTCGCCAGAGGACGCTTTTTGATCCCATCTACCCCTCTCCGCTGTGCCTCTCCTTCAGCCACGTTTGTTGCCCTTCGACTGTCTGCACCCGCCCGTTTTGTGTCGTCACTGTCGGCCAATCCCAAGAGAGCTACCCCGCGTCGACTGCCCATTCGCCCGTCACCAGCTGTCGCTCTCACGAGCTTCCGATCTTGCTCTCACGCCTCGCACCAGAGGAGACGAGCAGCCATGACGGACAGAGACATTCTCCCTGACACCTTCAAGCCGGTCCACTACGACCTGGTGATTACGGACCTGGACTTCACGACCTGGTCATACAAGGGCACCGTCAC CATTGAAGGTCAACTCACCAAGCCCACCACCGAGATTGTCCTCAACACTCTCGAGCTCAAGCTTCTCAACTCCAGGATTGAAATTAGCCAGAGCAAGAGTGATCAGTCATGGGAGTCCAGCAACTTCACCGAGGACACCAAGTCCCAGCggtccaccatcacctttgCCGAGCAGTTGCCGGCGTCCCCCAAGGCCTCGCTGACCGTCGAGTTCACCGGCGAGCTCAACCACGACATGGCCGGCTTTTACCGCAGCCAGTACAAGCCCGTTGCTCCCCCGGCCGCCAGTGTTCCCCACGATGATGAGTTTTACTACATGCTCAGCACTCAATTCGAGTCTTGTGATGCCCGCCGCGCTTTCCCCTGCTTTGACGAGCCCAACCTCAAGGCGACCTTTGACTTCGCCATCGAGATTCCCGACGACCAAGTGGCCCTGTCCAACATGCCTGTTAAGGAGACTAAGCCGGCCACCCAAGGAAAGAAGCTTGTTTCCTTCGAGCGCAGTCCCATCATGAGCACCTACTTGTTGGCCTGGGCTGTTGGTGATTTTGAGCACATTGAAGCTTTTACCGACAGAGAGTACAATGGAAAGAAGATTCCTGTTCGTGTGTACACCACTCGCGGTCTAAAGGAGCAAGGTCAATGGGCCCTTCAGCACGCTCCCAAGATCATTGACTACTTTTCCGAGCGGTTTGAGATTGACTATCCACTTCCAAAGAGCGACATTCTCGCCGTACACGAGTTTACCCACGGAGCCATGGAGAACTGGGGTCTGGTTACTTACCGCATGACAGCCATCCTTTTTGACGAGAAGCTGTCCGAGGCTCGCTTCAGGAACCGCATCGCTTATGTCGTTGCCCACGAGCTCGCCCATCAGTGGTTTGGCAACCTCGTCACCATGGACTGGTGGGACGAGTTGTGGCTCAACGAGGGCTTTGCCACTTGGGCCGGTTGGTTGGCAACCGACCATCTTCACCCTGACTGGGATGTGTGGCCGCAATTCATCAATGAGGGGATGGACCAAGCCTTTTCCCTGGATGCCGTTCGGTCTTCCCACCCTATTCAGGTTGAGGTCCGCGACGCGCTGGATGTGAACCAAATTTTTGACAAGATCAGTTATCTGAAGGGCTGCTCCATGATCCGCATGTTGGCGTCCCACCTCGGCGTCAAGACTTTCCTCAAGGGTATTGCCATCTATCTCAAGAAGCATCAGTACAGCAACGCCAAGACGGAGGCTCTGTGGGCCGCTCTGAGCGAAGCATCCGGCACCGATGTCAACACTCTGATGCAGAATTGGATCGAAAAAGTCGGCTTCCCTGTCCTGACGGTCACCGAGGAAGACCAAAGGATTTCTGTGAAGCAGTCCCGTTTCTTGTCTACTGGTGATGTCAAGCCCGAGGACGACCAGACCACCTGGTGGGTGCCACTTTCCCTCAAGGGAAAGACGGGATCCAAGGGAATCGAGCCGCTGGcgctcaccaccaaagagTCTACCATTGATGGTGTCAGCAACGACTTTTATCAGCTCAACGCAGGCGCTACTGGTTTTTACCGTGTCAACTACCCCGAGTCCCGGCTCAAGCGTCTCGGCACCCAGCTCGATCATCTCACAACAGAGGACAAGATCTTTATCACTGGATCTGCTGCCGACCTTGCATTTTCAGGCCATGCCACCACAGCTGCTCTCCTGTCCTTTGTGCAAGGCTTAAAGCAGGAGACTCACTACCGCGTGCTCAGCCAGGCTTTGGACTCTCTCGCAACCATCAAGTCTATCTTTGGTGATGACGAGCAAGTCAAGGCTGGCTTGGAAAAGCTCACCCTTGAGGTCATTGACAACGCCCTCAAGACGGTGGGATGGGAAGccaaggagggcgaggactTCAACACTGGTCTGCTTCGCAAGAGGTTGCTTCTCACGGCGGTGTCTAACTCGCATGAAGA AATTCGCAAGGGTGCTTTTGAAAGGTGGTCAGCGTACCAGGCCAACCCCGAGCAGTCGCCCATCCCAGCCAACCTCCGTGCGCCCGTATACCACTCCGCCATCGTCACAGACCCGGCCAATGCTGTGGCTGCGCTGAAGAAGGAGTGGTACACTACCCCAGCTATTGACGGCAAAGAAATCTGCCTCCAAGCTCTCGGCCGCACCACGGACGTCGAGGTCATCAAGAAGGTCCTGCTGCCCTTCCTTTTCAActcttctcctccggcaGCAGCGGCCGATTCGATCCCCGGCGCCGATATGCACATTCTCTCTGGCATGTTTGCTGGCAACCGCGCGGCCAGGCCGCTGATGTGGGCGTACATCCGTGACAACTGGGATGAGTTTACCGGCAAGTTGGCGGGCAACCCTATTCTTGTGGACCGCATGATCAACGTGAGCTTGCCCAAGTTTAACGATCTTGAGACGctcaaggagattgaggcGTTCTTTGCTGGCAAGGACACCAAGGGCTTTGACCGGACACTGGAGCAGGTCAAGGACAAGATTCGCGGACGCGCGGCATACAAGACGAGGGACGCCGAGGGTGTCAAGCAGTGGCTTGTCAGCAACGGGTATGCTTAA
- a CDS encoding uncharacterized protein (COG:S; EggNog:ENOG503NTX3), with translation MGQGKRVFVCVDECFQPAFRDRSSPQCGEIGARFRVSGSVLHVVVVHFVVSIPYPRAFPAQTQGSTTGWTILTACRYSTLLSFSSSPAAAASQVAVLVANMPFGILDCKKMEVVPGTAFMSDQDDLPPEFSCIPRDQLKHGTGRYKNVILVPQPSDSPNDPLNWPQWRKELILLITSLSAAVVGAYGPMLSPGFVEIAHNLDITLDALAQSTAWLILCIGLGLFITNPLAKIIGRRPIYLVAILIMFITCIWGAAVKEYDSFLASRIIAGIGMAPYEVLVQCTIGDLYFVHERATRIAVWNLFLLTGISGGALVAGYIIEREGYQWTFGVCAILFGVLGLGVILAVPETAYRRDAVVPVPVAKGKEETEEGSVRKMRLGREHEVQLQHVSSFTEGGHGSNVTEQARLEAAERKHTYWESLRVYTGRYSRAPGWKPFVRPVVLLFYPAVFWGFLVYGEWAFLDCP, from the exons ATGGGACAAGGGAAAAGAGTATTTGTTTGTGTTGACGAGTGCTTTCAACCTGCCTTCAGGGACCGATCGTCTCCTCAATGTGGGGAGATTGGCGCGCGGTTCAGAGTTTCCGGGTCTGTGCTTcacgtcgtcgtcgtccattTTGTTGTTTCCATCCCATATCCGCGTGCCTTCCCCGCTCAGACCCAAGGTTCGACCACAGGGTGGACTATTTTAACTGCTTGCCGCTACTCTACACTGCTCAgcttttcctcttcccctgcAGCTGCGGCTTCACAAGTCGCAGTACTGGTTGCAAACATGCCTTTCGGAATACTGGACTGTAAAAAGATGGAAGTCGTGCCTGGCACGG CTTTCATGTCTGACCAAGATGACCTCCCTCCCGAATTTTCCTGCATACCACGAGATCAACTGAAACACGGCACCGGCCGTTACAAAAACGTGATTCTCGTCCCTCAGCCATCTGACAGCCCCAACGACCCCCTCAAC TGGCCACAATGGCGAAAGGAACTCATCCTCCTAAttacctccctctccgccgccgtcgtcggAGCCTACGGTCCCATGCTGTCCCCCGGCTTTGTCGAAATAGCCCACAACCTTGACATTACCCTTGACGCCCTCGCCCAGTCTACCGCCTGGCTCATCCTCTGCATAGGCCTCGGGTtgttcatcaccaaccccttaGCCAAAATCATCGGCCGCCGACCCATCTACCTCgttgccatcctcatcatgtTCATTACTTGCATCTGGGGCGCTGCAGTCAAGGAGTACGACTCCTTTCTGGCAAGTAGAATTATTGCGGGTATCGGCATGGCACCCTATGAGGTCTTGGTACAGTGCACAATTGGAGACTTGTACTTCGTTCACGAGCGGGCGACGAGGATTGCGGTGTGGAATTTATTTTTGCTGACGGGAATCAGCGGGGGCGCGTTGGTGGCTGGGTATATAATCGAGCGGGAGGGGTACCAATGGACGTTTGGGGTGTGCGCGATTCtgtttggggttttggggttgggtgttATTCTTGCAGTACCGGAGACGGCCTATAGGAGGGACGCGGTTGTTCCTGTGCCTGTGGcaaagggaaaagaagaaacagaAGAGGGCAGtgtgaggaagatgaggttggggagggagcatGAGGTGCAGTTGCAGCATGTTTCTTCTTTTACTGAGGGAGGACATGGGTCGAATGTCACCGAACAGGCAAGGTTGGAAGCGGCCGAGAGAAAGCATACTTATTGGGAGTCGTTGAGGGTCTATACTGGGCGGTACTCTCGAGCTCCGGGGTGGAAGCCGTTTGTGAGACCTGTGGTATTGTTGTTTTATCCAGCTGTGTTTTGGGGATTCCTAGTATACGGTGAGTGGGCCTTTTTGGattgcccctga
- a CDS encoding uncharacterized protein (COG:S; EggNog:ENOG503PBPN), producing the protein MASSASGAAVHVSTRASTTITASSPPKSTIHDVLGPTVAGPIMPATEPLPLALAGTGPAGNNPIGINDMGLEARARCNQCGRRRTTCHHPQRPQSPAPPVAPAVTLPPPTSPSFQLSSVNPITNGSLSAAYLPLFPHQQRPRRLSKLKHRNLTATFAAPLIKSDGPPPLTAADFLAASARSSSSSSRPVPVSSTSNAMEPPVLSFYGKEPVPLPTRFAQIKRSLVEGHEAELEASWARLIEALRDEVDDIAQRGSHLTPSIDFADMDNAESRAAFSRDLKRYGLGLIRGVVPRTDAQVTIDETVKYLEKQTDFKEPTPQDPTCFDFFWTPAQVRTRAHPRVMAAQKFAMSLWDNNADDRMVTRFPIAYADRLRIHGANIGGVGPDAPAGKKKKAEDDSVANDSKSLTPDEEAQKAALELELLGDFASSTVIAQVDNGSLERWEPDGYGRGGTYQAVFNGEWEKYDPWDPTHRVSATSDLYNGYGACSVFRMYQGVVALSTIEPGLIRLLPSPKLATAYFLLRPFFSPKTKAPERRDGPEWEAFLDPSNWALDKEQSTIIHGAVPGHAQRLTELWHPHLHLRKTLVTIPTLQTGDYIVWHPDLAYHITSNPNVMASRAPTPPPMGDEDKPPSRPVSILVYVPAAPLTQNNALYLARQRKTFQRGHPSPDFDSTGSGLGSEATHIGRVGETEIAEIGGPAGLQAMGLAPFDVAPTPPADINGGSPDADVEMDDSVAAAAAGKSNSVTRAEAEVARLANIILFPDRYDFYMAKRTGNTRKRSRDEAESESSPAPTSEVKREDKGKGKEQDTDAGR; encoded by the coding sequence ATGGCAAGCTCAGCAAGCGGCGCCGCCGTCCATGTCTCGACGAGGGCGTCGACCACAATaacagcctcctccccgccaaaaTCTACGATACACGACGTGCTGGGGCCAACGGTGGCAGGGCCAATAATGCCAGCAACAGAACCGCTACCGCTGGCCCTCGCTGGAACCGGTCCGGCTGGCAATAACCCGATTGGTATTAACGACATGGGTCTCGAGGCACGAGCTCGGTGCAACCAATGCGGACGACGGCGCACGAcctgccaccaccctcaacgcCCGCAGTCTCCGGCACCACCAGTTGCCCCAGCCGTCACGCTCCCGCCGCCCACCTCCCCGTCCTTCCAGCTGTCCTCCGTAAATCCAATTACCAACGGAAGTCTCAGCGCCGCCTACCTCCCCTTGTTTCCGCACCAGCAGCGCCCCCGCAGGctctccaagctcaagcACCGCAACCTTACGGCCACCTTTGCCGCCCCGCTAATAAAAAGCGATGGTCCTCCCCCGTTAACCGCTGCTGATTTCCTCGCTGCTTCTgcccgcagcagcagcagcagcagcaggcccGTCCCCGTCAGCAGCACCTCCAACGCCATGGAGCCCCCCGTGCTGTCTTTTTACGGCAAGGAGCCCGTCCCGCTGCCCACCCGTTTCGCCCAGATCAAGCGCAGCCTCGTCGAGGGCCATgaggccgagctcgaggcCTCGTGGGCCCGTCTGATCGAGGCCCTGCGAGACGAGGTCGACGACATTGCTCAGCGCGGCTCCCACCTCACGCCAAGCATCGACTTTGCCGACATGGACAATGCCGAGAGCAGGGCTGCCTTCTCTCGCGATCTCAAGCGCTACGGCCTGGGCCTGATCCGCGGGGTCGTGCCCCGCACCGACGCACAGGTCACCATCGACGAGACGGTCAAGTATCTCGAGAAGCAGACCGACTTCAAGGAGCCCACGCCCCAGGATCCGACATGCTTTGACTTTTTCTGGACCCCTGCCCAGGTGCGCACCCGCGCCCATCCCCGCGTCATGGCTGCCCAGAAATTCGCCATGTCGCTGTGGGACAACAACGCCGACGACCGCATGGTCACGCGCTTCCCCATCGCCTATGCCGATCGTTTGCGCATCCACGGCGCCAACATCGGAGGGGTGGGTCCGGATGCGCCGgctggcaagaagaagaaggccgaagACGATAGTGTGGCAAACGACAGCAAAAGCCTGACCCCGGACGAGGAGGCGCAAAAGGCTGCGCTCGAACTGGAGCTGCTGGGTGATTTTGCCTCGTCCACCGTGATTGCGCAGGTCGACAATGGCAGCTTGGAGCGCTGGGAGCCCGACGGATATGGGCGTGGAGGCACCTACCAGGCTGTGTTCAACGGCGAGTGGGAAAAGTATGACCCATGGGACCCAACCCACCGGGTCAGCGCCACGTCTGATCTCTACAACGGTTACGGCGCATGCAGCGTCTTCCGCATGTACCAGGGTGTCGTCGCCCTGAGCACCATCGAGCCTGGTCTTATACGCCTGCTCCCTAGCCCCAAGCTGGCCACCGCCTACTTTCTGCTCCGtcctttcttttcccccaagaccaaggctCCAGAACGCCGTGATGGCCCCGAGTGGGAAGCCTTCCTGGACCCGTCCAACTGGGCGCTCGACAAGGAGCAatccaccatcatccacgGTGCTGTTCCTGGCCACGCGCAACGGTTGACGGAGCTGTGGCATCCTCACCTGCACCTTCGCAAGACTCTTGTCACCATCCCGACCCTGCAGACGGGCGACTACATTGTCTGGCATCCCGACCTGGCCTATCACatcacctccaaccccaacgtcATGGCGAGCCGCGCAccaacgccgccgcccaTGGGCGATGAAGACAAGCCCCCTAGCCGCCCCGTCTCGATCCTCGTCTACGTCCCGGCCGCGCCGCTCACACAAAACAACGCCCTCTACCTTGCACGCCAGCGCAAGACCTTTCAGCGAGGTCACCCCAGTCCCGACTTTGACTCCACCGGCAGCGGGCTCGGAAGCGAGGCGACACACATTGGTCGTGTTGGTGAGACCGAGATTGCCGAGATTGGTGGGCCAGCGGGACTGCAAGCCATGGGTCTTGCGCCCTTTGACGTTGCACCCACGCCGCCCGCCGACATCAACGGTGGCAGCCCGGATGCCGATGTCGAGATGGACGACTCTGTCGCCGCCGCAGCTGCCGGCAAATCCAACTCTGTCACTAGGGCCGAGGCTGAAGTCGCCAGGTTGGCCAACATCATCCTGTTTCCCGACCGGTACGACTTCTACATGGCCAAGAGGACAGGCAACACCAGGAAGCGGAGCAGGGATGAAGCCGAGAGCGAGTCGTCGCCGGCTCCAACGTCAGAGGTCAAGCGAgaggacaagggcaagggcaaagaACAGGACACAGATGCGGGTCGGTGA